The following proteins are co-located in the Sporolactobacillus pectinivorans genome:
- a CDS encoding carbon-nitrogen hydrolase family protein, producing the protein MNVNVSCVQMEPVMYHVDKNIRKMENYIDKVMIEHPEMNLIVFPELITSGYECNKEFHALAEVVPYGESMKRIGSCAKKHGVNVIYGFPEQDSTLTDVLYNSSVFIDNNGKVLGVYRKVHLFGNEKTYFRSGCEYTLINSSIGKIGMMICYDTAFPEVARTYALRGADLLVISTNWEKPYEADWDLVIRARAIDNIIYIVAANRVGFDTTLGFFGRSKIISPLGEPLRELNEEKEGYIFAELDSELPLKLKSGYYTIFKDRKPDTYSMVCKKY; encoded by the coding sequence ATGAATGTGAATGTTTCTTGCGTTCAGATGGAACCGGTCATGTACCATGTGGATAAAAATATCAGAAAAATGGAAAACTATATCGATAAAGTTATGATAGAACATCCGGAAATGAACCTTATCGTTTTCCCCGAACTCATCACATCGGGATATGAGTGTAACAAGGAATTCCATGCCCTTGCCGAAGTAGTACCGTACGGCGAAAGTATGAAACGGATAGGGTCGTGTGCCAAGAAACACGGAGTTAATGTGATTTATGGTTTTCCGGAACAGGATTCCACTCTTACTGACGTTTTATACAACTCTTCTGTCTTTATTGACAATAATGGAAAAGTATTGGGTGTATATCGGAAGGTTCACCTTTTTGGAAATGAGAAAACCTATTTTCGTTCTGGCTGTGAATATACCCTAATCAACTCATCAATTGGAAAAATAGGAATGATGATTTGTTATGATACAGCATTTCCTGAAGTAGCGAGGACTTATGCCCTTCGCGGAGCCGATCTTCTTGTGATTTCTACAAATTGGGAGAAACCGTATGAAGCGGACTGGGATCTTGTTATTAGGGCACGGGCAATAGACAACATTATTTATATCGTGGCGGCAAATCGTGTTGGTTTCGATACGACGCTCGGTTTTTTTGGAAGAAGCAAGATTATTAGCCCTCTCGGTGAACCGCTTAGAGAACTGAACGAAGAAAAAGAAGGATACATTTTTGCAGAACTCGATTCTGAATTACCGCTTAAATTAAAGTCGGGCTACTACACTATTTTTAAGGATCGTAAACCGGATACGTACAGTATGGTTTGCAAGAAATACTAA
- a CDS encoding APC family permease: protein MSHSMVKAPSEKSGLRLQCLSFIEVLGQSIANIAPTATPAITIPVVFATSGNATWIAYVFATLAIVLLSLQINVFSKRSATTGALYTYISEGIGPAGGFVSGSGLVFSYLVTGSAVLCGFANYANNLLAYAGIQLSPALIIIIGSAVAWFMTYKGVELSAKVMLIFEAISVTLITLLGILVLIHHGFNLGTSQFNLKGMSFDSIRLGLVFAFFSFVGFESATTMGREAKEPLRNIPRAVIGSGVFVGIFFVVMSLIMVMGFAGSKTSLGESTAPLTYLARQSHVGILGFLISIGAMVSFWSCGVASITAAARVMLHMSHEGYLPDAIGKCHKINKTPYIAIMVCSIVVGGIPVVLELLRSSNMDVYNWTGSMAVYGFLINYLLVTVSAPLLLYKLKELKWPHVVTAVFSFILLCIPLIGSVYPFPSFPMAVLPIIFLAWLIISFVFYIFVKQHTSLQENPNTEQI, encoded by the coding sequence ATGAGTCATTCAATGGTCAAAGCACCTTCAGAAAAAAGTGGACTCCGTTTACAATGTCTTTCATTCATCGAAGTTCTTGGTCAGTCTATCGCAAATATTGCACCGACCGCGACACCGGCGATAACCATACCTGTTGTCTTTGCTACATCCGGTAATGCAACATGGATCGCATATGTGTTTGCAACATTAGCCATCGTTCTATTAAGTTTACAAATAAATGTATTCTCTAAGCGTTCTGCCACAACAGGCGCTCTGTATACTTATATTTCAGAGGGTATCGGCCCCGCAGGCGGATTTGTTTCCGGAAGTGGTTTGGTATTCTCTTACTTAGTAACCGGAAGTGCAGTGCTTTGTGGTTTTGCAAACTATGCAAATAATCTGCTCGCCTATGCTGGTATTCAGCTTTCGCCTGCCCTGATTATTATTATTGGTTCCGCAGTTGCATGGTTTATGACTTATAAGGGTGTTGAACTTTCAGCCAAAGTTATGCTCATTTTTGAAGCCATTTCTGTGACGCTAATCACTCTTTTGGGGATTCTCGTTTTGATCCATCATGGGTTCAACCTTGGAACTTCCCAGTTTAATCTTAAAGGCATGTCTTTTGACAGCATAAGATTAGGACTTGTTTTTGCCTTCTTCAGTTTTGTCGGCTTTGAAAGTGCGACGACTATGGGGCGGGAAGCCAAAGAACCGCTACGTAACATACCACGTGCAGTCATTGGAAGTGGCGTTTTCGTGGGAATATTCTTTGTGGTCATGTCCTTGATCATGGTCATGGGTTTTGCAGGTAGTAAAACATCTCTGGGTGAATCAACTGCGCCGCTCACTTATCTTGCGCGGCAAAGCCACGTTGGCATTCTCGGATTTTTAATTTCAATAGGCGCTATGGTCAGTTTCTGGTCTTGCGGCGTGGCATCGATAACGGCTGCGGCTAGGGTCATGCTTCATATGAGTCATGAGGGGTATTTACCTGATGCCATAGGTAAGTGCCACAAGATCAACAAAACTCCGTACATCGCCATCATGGTTTGTTCAATTGTCGTAGGAGGTATTCCTGTTGTCCTGGAATTGCTCAGAAGTTCAAATATGGATGTGTACAACTGGACTGGAAGTATGGCTGTTTACGGATTTTTAATTAACTATCTGCTTGTGACAGTCTCAGCGCCTCTTCTACTTTATAAATTAAAGGAACTGAAATGGCCCCACGTCGTCACGGCAGTATTTTCGTTCATCTTGCTGTGCATACCGCTGATCGGAAGTGTCTATCCCTTCCCTTCATTCCCGATGGCCGTATTGCCAATTATATTTCTTGCCTGGCTTATTATTTCTTTTGTCTTTTATATTTTTGTTAAACAACACACTAGTCTGCAAGAGAACCCGAATACGGAACAAATATAA
- the gabT gene encoding 4-aminobutyrate--2-oxoglutarate transaminase produces MLKDLLGDVSTKQWQERRDRFVAAAVGNGNLHIASKAEGALITDIDGNQFIDFAGAIGVQNVGHCHPKVIEAAKKQLESYIHPGFNVIMYPSYIELCEKLCEIAPGEFAKKALLLNSGAEAVENAVKIARRYTGRQAVVSFDRAFHGRTNLTMGMTSKVKPYKFGFGPFTSETYKAPYPYYYRKPEGMTNEAYDDQVIAAFENFFVSTVAPESVACIVMEPVQGEGGFIIPSKRFVTFVRHFCTRHGIVFIADEIQAGFARTGKMFAIEHFAVSPDLMTVSKSLAAGFPLSGVVGKAEIIDACDLKGSLGGTYCGNPISCAAALAVLEIIEEEHLTERAEKIGSLFEQRANEWKEKFPFVGDVRRLGAMAAVEFVEDRVSKLPDSKRTGRIVHYANDHGLLLLNAGINGNCIRFLSPLTITDDQLQKGIDIIEEGLNQLEK; encoded by the coding sequence GTGCTAAAGGATCTTCTAGGAGATGTATCAACAAAACAATGGCAGGAGAGGAGAGATCGGTTTGTAGCGGCTGCCGTAGGGAATGGGAATCTTCATATAGCTTCCAAAGCGGAGGGGGCTTTAATTACAGACATTGACGGAAATCAATTCATTGATTTTGCGGGTGCGATCGGTGTTCAAAATGTAGGCCATTGTCATCCTAAAGTTATTGAAGCAGCCAAAAAACAATTAGAAAGTTATATTCATCCGGGTTTTAATGTGATTATGTATCCGTCTTACATTGAGTTATGTGAAAAATTGTGTGAAATTGCCCCCGGAGAATTTGCTAAAAAAGCCTTATTGTTAAATTCAGGTGCTGAGGCTGTGGAAAATGCAGTTAAAATTGCTCGTCGTTATACGGGACGCCAAGCTGTGGTTTCTTTTGATCGGGCATTCCATGGACGGACCAATTTAACGATGGGTATGACGAGTAAAGTAAAACCCTATAAGTTTGGTTTTGGTCCTTTTACGTCTGAAACATATAAAGCTCCTTATCCCTATTACTACCGGAAACCCGAAGGAATGACCAATGAAGCCTACGATGATCAAGTGATTGCGGCATTTGAAAACTTCTTCGTCAGTACAGTGGCACCGGAATCCGTAGCTTGTATCGTTATGGAACCTGTGCAGGGTGAAGGCGGATTTATTATTCCTTCAAAGCGCTTTGTAACCTTTGTCCGTCATTTTTGCACACGGCATGGTATTGTTTTTATTGCCGATGAAATTCAGGCGGGGTTTGCCAGAACCGGAAAAATGTTTGCTATCGAACACTTTGCTGTTTCTCCTGACTTGATGACTGTTTCGAAATCGTTAGCAGCAGGTTTTCCGTTAAGCGGAGTTGTAGGGAAAGCTGAGATTATCGATGCCTGCGATCTGAAAGGTTCTCTTGGAGGGACGTATTGCGGAAATCCTATTTCCTGTGCAGCTGCGTTAGCCGTTTTGGAGATTATCGAAGAGGAACACTTGACTGAAAGAGCAGAGAAAATCGGATCACTATTTGAGCAGCGAGCAAATGAATGGAAAGAAAAATTTCCTTTCGTAGGTGATGTCAGACGTCTGGGTGCTATGGCGGCGGTTGAATTTGTTGAGGATCGCGTTTCTAAACTACCTGACTCAAAAAGGACAGGACGCATTGTTCATTATGCTAATGATCATGGTTTGCTGCTTTTGAATGCTGGAATAAATGGAAACTGCATTCGTTTTTTGTCGCCTTTGACGATCACGGATGATCAGTTGCAAAAAGGGATTGACATTATTGAAGAGGGTTTAAATCAATTAGAAAAATAG